A single Equus quagga isolate Etosha38 chromosome 8, UCLA_HA_Equagga_1.0, whole genome shotgun sequence DNA region contains:
- the ZBTB2 gene encoding zinc finger and BTB domain-containing protein 2 isoform X1, with product MDLANHGLILLQQLNAQREFGFLCDCTVAIGDVYFKAHKSVLASFSNYFKMLFVHQTSECVRLKPTDIQPDIFSYLLHLMYTGKMAPQLIDPVRLEQGIKFLHAYPLIQEASLASQGAFSHPDQVFPLASSLYGIQIADHQLRQATKIASAPEKLAREPRPQASRMSQEPVPEASQLSQLTSNLTQVNRTHMTPSDPLQTSLSPELVSTPVPPPPPGEETNLEASSSDEQPASLTIAHVKPSIMKRNGSFPKYYACHLCGRRFTLRSSLREHLQIHTGVPFTSSQAGESRVPLSLCSNAADLGKDAMEVPEAGMISDSELQHISDSPVIDGQQHSETPPPSDIADIDNLEQADQEREVKRRKYECTICGRKFIQKSHWREHMYIHTGKPFKCSTCDKSFCRANQAARHVCLNQSIDTYTMVDKQTLELCTFEEGSQMDNMLVQTNKPYKCNLCDKTFSTPNEVVKHSCQNQNSDVFALDEGRSILLGGGDSEVTETDHPVLASIKKEQETVLLD from the exons atggatttGGCCAACCATGGACTTATTCTCCTGCAGCAGTTAAACGCTCAGCGCGAGTTCGGTTTCCTGTGTGACTGCACGGTTGCCATCGGCGATGTGTACTTCAAGGCACACAAATCAGTTCTTGCTTCATTCTCCAATTACTTTAAGATGTTGTTTGTCCATCAGACCAG tGAGTGTGTCCGTTTGAAACCAACTGACATACAGCCTGACATCTTCAGCTATCTCTTACATTTGATGTACACTGGAAAGATGGCGCCCCAGCTGATTGATCCTGTTCGATTAGAACAGGGGATCAAGTTTCTACACGCTTACCCTCTGATCCAGGAAGCTAGCCTGGCCAGCCAAGGAGCCTTTTCTCATCCTGACCAAGTTTTCCCGCTGGCTTCTTCCTTGTATGGCATTCAGATTGCAGACCATCAGTTGAGACAAGCCACCAAGATTGCCTCCGCACCTGAAAAACTTGCCCGAGAACCACGGCCGCAGGCGTCGAGGATGAGCCAGGAGCCGGTCCCTGAGGCCTCCCAGCTCTCTCAGCTGACTTCAAATCTGACCCAGGTGAATCGGACACACATGACCCCCTCGGATCCCCTGCAGACCTCACTGTCTCCGGAACTCGTTTCCACTCCcgttcctccccctcctcctggggaggAGACCAACCTGGAAGCTTCTTCCTCTGATGAACAGCCTGCATCCCTCACCATAGCCCACGTCAAGCCCAGCATCATGAAGAGGAACGGCAGCTTTCCAAAGTACTACGCCTGCCACCTGTGTGGGCGGCGCTTTACCCTCCGGAGCAGCTTGCGGGAACACCTCCAGATCCACACGGGGGTGCCTTTTACATCAAGCCAAGCGGGAGAGAGCCGTGTGCCCCTGTCTCTTTGTAGCAATGCAGCTGACCTGGGAAAAGACGCCATGGAAGTGCCTGAAGCTGGGATGATAAGTGACAGTGAGCTGCAGCACATCTCAGACTCTCCAGTCATCGACGGACAGCAGCACTCAGAGACGCCGCCACCCTCTGACATCGCGGACATTGACAACCTGGAGCAGGCGGACCAAGAGAGGGAGGTAAAGAGGCGGAAGTACGAGTGCACGATATGCGGACGCAAGTTCATCCAGAAAAGCCACTGGCGGGAGCACATGTACATCCACACGGGGAAGCCTTTCAAGTGCAGCACTTGTGACAAGAGCTTTTGCAGGGCCAACCAGGCTGCCCGGCACGTGTGCCTCAACCAGAGCATCGACACGTACACCATGGTGGACAAACAGACTCTGGAGCTCTGCACCTTTGAGGAGGGCAGCCAGATGGACAACATGTTGGTCCAAACCAACAAACCCTACAAATGCAACTTGTGTGACAAAACGTTCTCCACCCCCAATGAGGTTGTTAAACATTCATGCCAAAACCAGAACTCGGACGTTTTTGCCCTAGACGAAGGGCGTTCCATTCTCCTGGGCGGTGGGGACTCGGAAGTAACGGAAACTGACCACCCAGTGTTAGCTTCCATCAAAAAGGAACAGGAAACAGTGTTGTTAGACTGA
- the ZBTB2 gene encoding zinc finger and BTB domain-containing protein 2 isoform X2 has product MYTGKMAPQLIDPVRLEQGIKFLHAYPLIQEASLASQGAFSHPDQVFPLASSLYGIQIADHQLRQATKIASAPEKLAREPRPQASRMSQEPVPEASQLSQLTSNLTQVNRTHMTPSDPLQTSLSPELVSTPVPPPPPGEETNLEASSSDEQPASLTIAHVKPSIMKRNGSFPKYYACHLCGRRFTLRSSLREHLQIHTGVPFTSSQAGESRVPLSLCSNAADLGKDAMEVPEAGMISDSELQHISDSPVIDGQQHSETPPPSDIADIDNLEQADQEREVKRRKYECTICGRKFIQKSHWREHMYIHTGKPFKCSTCDKSFCRANQAARHVCLNQSIDTYTMVDKQTLELCTFEEGSQMDNMLVQTNKPYKCNLCDKTFSTPNEVVKHSCQNQNSDVFALDEGRSILLGGGDSEVTETDHPVLASIKKEQETVLLD; this is encoded by the coding sequence ATGTACACTGGAAAGATGGCGCCCCAGCTGATTGATCCTGTTCGATTAGAACAGGGGATCAAGTTTCTACACGCTTACCCTCTGATCCAGGAAGCTAGCCTGGCCAGCCAAGGAGCCTTTTCTCATCCTGACCAAGTTTTCCCGCTGGCTTCTTCCTTGTATGGCATTCAGATTGCAGACCATCAGTTGAGACAAGCCACCAAGATTGCCTCCGCACCTGAAAAACTTGCCCGAGAACCACGGCCGCAGGCGTCGAGGATGAGCCAGGAGCCGGTCCCTGAGGCCTCCCAGCTCTCTCAGCTGACTTCAAATCTGACCCAGGTGAATCGGACACACATGACCCCCTCGGATCCCCTGCAGACCTCACTGTCTCCGGAACTCGTTTCCACTCCcgttcctccccctcctcctggggaggAGACCAACCTGGAAGCTTCTTCCTCTGATGAACAGCCTGCATCCCTCACCATAGCCCACGTCAAGCCCAGCATCATGAAGAGGAACGGCAGCTTTCCAAAGTACTACGCCTGCCACCTGTGTGGGCGGCGCTTTACCCTCCGGAGCAGCTTGCGGGAACACCTCCAGATCCACACGGGGGTGCCTTTTACATCAAGCCAAGCGGGAGAGAGCCGTGTGCCCCTGTCTCTTTGTAGCAATGCAGCTGACCTGGGAAAAGACGCCATGGAAGTGCCTGAAGCTGGGATGATAAGTGACAGTGAGCTGCAGCACATCTCAGACTCTCCAGTCATCGACGGACAGCAGCACTCAGAGACGCCGCCACCCTCTGACATCGCGGACATTGACAACCTGGAGCAGGCGGACCAAGAGAGGGAGGTAAAGAGGCGGAAGTACGAGTGCACGATATGCGGACGCAAGTTCATCCAGAAAAGCCACTGGCGGGAGCACATGTACATCCACACGGGGAAGCCTTTCAAGTGCAGCACTTGTGACAAGAGCTTTTGCAGGGCCAACCAGGCTGCCCGGCACGTGTGCCTCAACCAGAGCATCGACACGTACACCATGGTGGACAAACAGACTCTGGAGCTCTGCACCTTTGAGGAGGGCAGCCAGATGGACAACATGTTGGTCCAAACCAACAAACCCTACAAATGCAACTTGTGTGACAAAACGTTCTCCACCCCCAATGAGGTTGTTAAACATTCATGCCAAAACCAGAACTCGGACGTTTTTGCCCTAGACGAAGGGCGTTCCATTCTCCTGGGCGGTGGGGACTCGGAAGTAACGGAAACTGACCACCCAGTGTTAGCTTCCATCAAAAAGGAACAGGAAACAGTGTTGTTAGACTGA